The Acanthopagrus latus isolate v.2019 chromosome 13, fAcaLat1.1, whole genome shotgun sequence genome contains a region encoding:
- the LOC119031362 gene encoding LIM/homeobox protein Lhx1-like codes for MLHCAGCEKPILDRFLLKVLDRPWHIKCVQCCECKCTLTEKCFSREGKLYCKNDFFRRFGTKCDGCAQGILPSDLVRRAKSKVFHLNCFTCVMCNKQLSTGEELYILDEFKFVCKEDYQNNNGKDTILLSVTTCSDPSLSPDSQDPQDDGKDSETGHLSDKDVCGNENDEQSAVGKRRGPRTTIKAKQLETLKAAFAATPKPTRHIREQLSRETGLSMRVIQVWFQNRRSKERRMKQLSTLNGRRHVFFRGQRRMRALGERLEAEELGHFSYYGDYPAEYYSSGGNYEYFQGPPSSQAQTPADLGFVPSSVPAGTPLGVIDHQHHHHHHPGHHCPGEMQCFSDTVSHHPADSPSPEPHIPGSMHSEMCGPGTPYTTVSLSDNGYTNQLSQPSSEMSEGTVW; via the exons ATGCTGCACTGTGCCGGCTGTGAGAAGCCTATTCTCGATAGGTTCCTGCTCAAAGTTCTGGACAGACCGTGGCACATCAAATGTGTCCAGTGCTGCGAATGCAAATGCACTCTGACCGAGAAGTGCTTCTCTCGAGAGGGGAAGCTGTACTGTAAGAATGACTTCTTTAG GAGGTTTGGGACTAAGTGTGACGGCTGCGCTCAGGGGATTTTACCCAGCGATCTGGTCCGCAGGGCCAAGAGCAAAGTGTTTCACCTGAACTGTTTCACCTGCGTGATGTGCAACAAGCAGCTGTCCACCGGGGAGGAGCTGTACATCCTGGACGAGTTCAAGTTCGTCTGCAAGGAGGACTATCAGAACAACAATGGCAAAGACACAATCCTCCTCTCAG TCACGACGTGCAGCGACCCGAGTCTGTCTCCGGACTCCCAGGACCCGCAGGACGACGGCAAGGACTCGGAAACGGGACATTTATCGGATAAGGACGTGTGCGGCAACGAGAACGACGAGCAGAGCGCCGTCGGGAAGCGACGCGGGCCTCGGACCACCATTAAAGCCAAGCAGCTGGAGACCCTGAAGGCGGCGTTCGCGGCCACGCCGAAGCCCACCAGGCACATCAGGGAGCAGCTGTCACGGGAGACCGGCCTCAGCATGAGAGTCATCCAG GTTTGGTTCCAGAATCGGAGGTCCAAAGAGAGGCGCATGAAGCAGCTGAGCACCCTGAACGGCCGGAGACACGTGTTCTTCCGCGGCCAGAGGCGGATGAGAGCGCTGGGGGAGAGGCTGGAGGCGGAGGAGCTCGGCCACTTCTCTTATTATGGAG ATTATCCTGCTGAATACTACAGCTCGGGAGGGAATTACGAGTACTTCCAAGGCCCGCCATCGTCCCAGGCTCAGACTCCAGCAGACCTGGGCTTCGTGCCCTCCTCTGTCCCCGCTGGCACCCCACTGGGAGTCATagaccaccaacaccaccaccaccaccacccgggGCACCACTGTCCCGGAGAGATGCAGTGTTTCTCCGACACGGTGTCCCACCACCCGGCGGACTCACCCAGTCCGGAGCCCCACATACCGGGCTCGATGCACAGTGAGATGTGTGGGCCCGGCACGCCCTACACCACCGTGTCCCTCAGTGACAACGGATACACCAACCAACTGTCACAACCCTCCTCAGAAATGAGCGAAGGCACTGTCTGGTAA